From a region of the Leptospira kmetyi serovar Malaysia str. Bejo-Iso9 genome:
- the recN gene encoding DNA repair protein RecN, which produces MLKTLNIRDFALIEDACIDFQKGMTVITGETGAGKSLILDAISSLLGGKSSPMEIRTGAPRYVLEGVFDLSKNPVAVEWLKEKGFPFDSKELTLHRECSRDGKSRILINQSLASSTTLRGLGELLAEVHNQNDQILLLDRSEQLDIIDLHAGLIPLRNEVKECFLTYRSLKKRLEELRKNEEEKSKRIEFLTFQIKEIKEADLKEGEEEGLVQEEHLLAHGELLAENYEILSSYLADSESAILPSFPRLLSAAEKIKSIQPDFGKTLDSLQEIYIQLKEINSSVLDEKEEIFFSPDRLQFVQSRLDLISKIKKKYGSTVSEVLDCKNKAEQELEAMEKNSKNKESMETEIEKVTSRLGSLSIQLSKARRESLIRFESSLKSELEQLGMPGAAVQVVLRWEPSPEGEISASGKSYIVNESGLDQLEFYFSPNPGEKPRPLRKIASGGEVSRVMLGIRSILGGQSNLRVLIFDEIDSGLGGEIAMDVARKLRNLAGNHQLILITHLQQIASAANDHLKITKSVEGGRTFSKAEFLSLEERTLELARMISGQRVSKGALEHAKELLKKQAV; this is translated from the coding sequence ATGCTGAAGACCCTGAATATAAGAGATTTTGCTCTGATCGAAGACGCTTGTATCGATTTTCAAAAAGGAATGACCGTGATCACGGGGGAAACCGGGGCCGGAAAATCCCTGATCCTGGACGCCATCTCGTCGCTGTTAGGCGGTAAGAGCAGTCCTATGGAAATCCGAACCGGAGCGCCGCGTTATGTGTTAGAGGGAGTGTTCGATCTTTCCAAAAACCCCGTCGCTGTAGAATGGTTGAAGGAGAAGGGATTTCCGTTTGATTCCAAAGAACTGACGTTGCACAGAGAATGCAGTCGGGACGGAAAATCCAGAATTCTCATCAATCAATCCCTGGCTTCTTCGACCACGTTACGCGGTTTGGGAGAATTGCTCGCGGAAGTGCACAATCAAAACGATCAGATTCTTCTTTTGGATCGAAGCGAACAACTCGATATCATCGATCTGCACGCGGGTTTGATTCCGCTTCGAAACGAGGTGAAGGAATGTTTTCTCACATACAGAAGTTTGAAAAAACGTCTGGAGGAACTTCGCAAGAACGAAGAGGAAAAATCCAAACGGATCGAATTTCTTACGTTTCAAATCAAAGAGATCAAGGAAGCGGATCTGAAAGAAGGAGAAGAGGAGGGTTTGGTACAAGAGGAACATCTTCTCGCGCACGGAGAACTTCTTGCGGAGAATTATGAAATTCTTTCCTCGTATCTCGCCGATAGCGAATCCGCGATTCTTCCTTCGTTTCCGAGACTTTTAAGCGCGGCGGAAAAGATCAAATCGATTCAACCCGATTTCGGTAAGACCTTGGATTCGTTACAGGAGATTTACATTCAGTTAAAAGAAATCAATTCTTCCGTGTTGGATGAAAAGGAGGAGATTTTCTTTTCTCCCGATCGTCTTCAGTTCGTTCAATCCCGTTTGGATCTGATTTCCAAAATCAAAAAGAAATACGGTTCCACCGTAAGCGAGGTTCTAGATTGCAAAAACAAGGCGGAACAAGAACTCGAAGCGATGGAAAAAAATTCCAAAAATAAGGAATCCATGGAAACCGAAATCGAGAAGGTCACTTCCAGACTCGGTTCTCTTTCGATTCAACTTTCCAAAGCGAGACGGGAATCTTTGATTCGTTTCGAATCTTCTTTGAAATCGGAATTGGAACAACTCGGAATGCCGGGCGCCGCGGTTCAGGTGGTTCTTCGCTGGGAACCGAGTCCCGAAGGTGAAATTTCGGCTTCCGGTAAAAGTTATATCGTAAACGAATCCGGTTTGGATCAACTCGAGTTTTATTTCAGTCCGAACCCAGGTGAAAAACCGAGACCTCTTCGTAAGATCGCTTCCGGTGGGGAAGTTTCCAGAGTGATGCTCGGCATTCGTTCCATTTTGGGCGGACAATCCAATCTGAGAGTTTTGATTTTCGACGAGATCGATTCCGGTTTGGGCGGAGAGATCGCTATGGATGTGGCTCGTAAACTCAGAAATCTGGCGGGGAATCATCAGCTGATTTTGATCACACATTTGCAGCAGATCGCGTCGGCGGCAAACGACCATCTGAAAATCACAAAATCGGTGGAAGGCGGGCGTACTTTTTCGAAGGCGGAATTCTTGAGTTTAGAAGAACGAACTTTGGAACTTGCGAGAATGATTTCGGGTCAAAGGGTATCGAAAGGCGCTCTTGAACACGCTAAAGAACTGCTGAAAAAACAGGCGGTCTAA
- a CDS encoding MotA/TolQ/ExbB proton channel family protein, whose amino-acid sequence MFLAKSDSLISAIPPESVPIVIVLVSIIGFTIIIERLIYFSKWKPITPEDWRSLKDLFRQKNWDTATDYLKGLSNGPSAQVLHAGIESSRRNSEAAEEEMLSAGFAQILKMERFLSGLGTIATISPLLGVLGTVLGIIRSFEEGSGTRGAEVGISEALITTAMGLAIAIPAYVAYNYFQKKKEDTIAEMENLSGQALKYLK is encoded by the coding sequence ATGTTTTTAGCCAAATCCGATTCTCTGATTTCCGCGATTCCTCCGGAATCCGTACCGATCGTTATCGTTTTAGTTTCCATCATCGGTTTTACAATCATCATCGAAAGATTGATCTACTTTTCAAAGTGGAAACCGATCACTCCCGAGGATTGGCGTTCTCTCAAAGACTTATTCCGTCAAAAAAATTGGGACACCGCGACCGATTATCTCAAAGGTTTGAGCAATGGTCCTTCCGCTCAGGTTCTTCACGCGGGAATCGAATCCAGTCGTAGAAACTCGGAAGCCGCCGAAGAGGAAATGCTCTCCGCCGGTTTTGCTCAGATTTTAAAAATGGAAAGATTTCTTTCCGGACTCGGAACCATCGCGACGATTTCTCCCTTACTCGGAGTTCTCGGAACGGTTTTGGGAATCATTCGTTCTTTCGAAGAAGGTTCCGGTACGAGAGGAGCGGAAGTGGGAATCAGCGAGGCCTTGATCACTACCGCGATGGGTCTTGCGATCGCGATTCCAGCTTACGTTGCTTACAATTACTTTCAAAAGAAAAAGGAAGATACGATAGCCGAAATGGAAAACCTTTCCGGTCAGGCTCTCAAATATCTGAAATAA
- a CDS encoding ExbD/TolR family protein → MKFRKFRSSASRTGQIELAPLIDVISFIVIYFLMNATLEKSTVMKIELPRSSSTAQEKKKDELVITVNKDGKVFLDKDTDPVPVEKLTEKINVFLGPADKREPGKNRVIIRGDGTASYQTVIKVIDKVNEAGVSKFNLAMVRQTGSGEK, encoded by the coding sequence ATGAAATTCAGAAAGTTTCGATCTTCCGCAAGTAGAACGGGCCAAATCGAATTAGCGCCTCTCATCGACGTTATTTCTTTTATCGTTATTTATTTTTTGATGAACGCGACTTTGGAAAAATCGACGGTGATGAAGATCGAACTTCCGCGTTCTTCGTCGACCGCACAAGAAAAGAAAAAAGACGAACTTGTGATTACGGTCAACAAAGACGGTAAGGTGTTCTTGGATAAGGACACGGATCCGGTTCCAGTGGAAAAACTTACCGAGAAGATAAACGTTTTCCTCGGACCGGCGGATAAAAGAGAACCGGGTAAAAACAGAGTTATCATTCGAGGCGACGGCACAGCGAGTTACCAAACCGTGATCAAGGTCATCGACAAGGTAAACGAGGCGGGAGTTAGTAAATTTAACTTAGCCATGGTGCGACAAACAGGTTCCGGGGAAAAATAA
- a CDS encoding BamA/OMP85 family outer membrane protein — protein MALDFTLKRIFSLTLKGSVIAILLGLLFNSGELTQLLSKRSDFLGKVIKEVKFKGNKNTPDGDLESMIEMKVGKTLTKKILDRDLKTLFNSGFFYFVDIQAEDLQDGVRIIVDLKERPRVRDVEFVGADEVFPADLRDKLPLKDNEVITPQKITKSRDLILQKYRDEGFFLAYVKVELGKPDPKTNLVRVRFIIDEGEEIPVSKINVYGNESIETSEILSVMEMKEEGVFEGGNFKESSFEKDKDTIVAYLKSKGYLDAELIREGTNWEIHWENPEKKDRRVIIVNIKISEGQVYFFNGYTLNHDMSLDGEGRPLFLNKEKNPPETSKDELKPLFTPKEIERGLDYSDGDVGVIFDETRFMRDRGAMNELYSSKGYLFAQVIPRRKVISLDRENIEYYENCYSRKSEEERKICETEYTQLHVKRLRQLYNTKPELHGKKFVHVDFNIRENNLAYVENVVIKGNKKTQDRVIRRELLFKQGDLFNSTLVNRSRERIYNLGYFKEVNFNMRPGSDQTKMNLIIEVLEQPTGTVSMGGGYGTITGFSIFTEVGENNLNGTGQKISGRLEFGPYRRLFQITWTEPWLYNKPWSLSLSLFYSSRIYNVGAVSITENNNQSSIKEQAIYSRDGVGFTVGIGHRIFINWTHFHRYSPSIYASTNPSSLVSDQVLAEVRRGWQFRSQISNGIAYDIRDNVFNPTQGYDLLFQMDNVGQLLGGQSHFDQYRILAEYYHTWFDYSFFGLFRNNALRRWRVVQEFRSSSLFTFQRVPSYGKQDPIQNPYIQLQDLQFLGGYESLRGWFYNDAKYPTEWRDGAASRMIFGSELRFPIEPTLLWLVAFFDAGALYEEVNRATGVRRDLFTTYDQRIREAQLKDPVGYALTNNYNLSALRKADYTYEELNNPANLVLSGNNIALDKFRFSWGVGLRIQIPVLPLRIYFAQKLKYSGVADHPFTKFDSDNAFQFVFGIGDYRF, from the coding sequence GTGGCTTTAGACTTTACGTTGAAACGAATATTCTCCCTAACTCTGAAAGGATCCGTAATCGCGATTCTTTTAGGACTTTTATTCAACTCAGGAGAACTGACTCAACTCCTTTCCAAACGTTCCGACTTTTTGGGAAAGGTTATCAAAGAAGTCAAATTCAAGGGAAATAAAAACACGCCCGACGGCGATCTCGAATCCATGATCGAGATGAAGGTCGGCAAAACCCTCACGAAAAAAATTCTCGACCGAGATCTCAAAACGCTTTTTAACTCGGGTTTTTTCTACTTCGTCGATATCCAAGCGGAAGATTTACAAGACGGCGTTCGTATCATCGTCGATCTCAAAGAAAGACCGCGCGTACGAGACGTGGAATTCGTCGGAGCCGACGAGGTTTTTCCCGCGGACTTACGGGATAAACTTCCTCTCAAAGACAACGAAGTCATCACTCCACAAAAGATCACCAAGTCCAGGGATTTGATTCTCCAGAAATACAGGGACGAAGGATTCTTTCTCGCATACGTAAAAGTGGAATTGGGAAAACCCGATCCGAAAACGAACTTAGTGCGCGTTCGTTTTATCATAGACGAAGGCGAGGAAATTCCCGTTTCCAAAATCAACGTCTACGGAAACGAATCGATTGAAACGTCCGAAATTCTTTCGGTGATGGAGATGAAGGAAGAAGGAGTTTTCGAAGGCGGAAACTTTAAGGAATCTTCCTTTGAAAAAGACAAGGATACGATCGTCGCTTACTTAAAAAGTAAGGGTTATCTCGACGCGGAATTGATCCGGGAAGGAACGAACTGGGAAATCCATTGGGAGAATCCCGAAAAAAAAGACCGAAGAGTAATCATCGTAAACATTAAGATTTCCGAAGGTCAGGTTTACTTCTTCAACGGTTATACGTTAAATCACGATATGTCCTTGGACGGAGAAGGTCGTCCTCTCTTCTTAAACAAGGAGAAAAATCCTCCCGAAACTTCCAAGGACGAACTCAAACCACTTTTTACTCCGAAAGAAATCGAAAGAGGTTTGGATTACAGCGACGGGGACGTAGGCGTGATCTTCGACGAAACCCGTTTTATGCGGGATCGCGGAGCGATGAACGAACTCTACAGTTCGAAAGGTTATCTTTTCGCGCAGGTGATTCCCCGCAGAAAAGTGATCTCTCTCGATCGGGAAAACATAGAATATTACGAAAACTGCTACAGCCGTAAGTCCGAAGAAGAAAGAAAAATCTGCGAAACGGAATACACACAACTTCACGTTAAGCGTCTCAGGCAACTCTATAACACCAAACCGGAGTTACACGGTAAAAAATTCGTTCACGTGGATTTTAACATCCGCGAAAACAATTTGGCGTATGTCGAAAACGTAGTCATCAAAGGAAACAAAAAGACCCAGGATCGGGTGATTCGAAGAGAATTACTTTTTAAACAAGGGGATTTGTTCAACTCCACTTTGGTAAACCGTTCTCGGGAAAGAATTTATAACCTAGGTTACTTCAAAGAAGTGAACTTCAACATGAGACCCGGTTCGGATCAGACGAAAATGAACCTGATCATCGAGGTTCTCGAACAACCGACCGGAACGGTTTCCATGGGGGGCGGTTACGGAACGATCACCGGTTTCTCGATCTTCACCGAGGTCGGGGAAAACAACTTAAACGGAACCGGTCAAAAAATTTCGGGACGTCTTGAATTCGGTCCGTATCGCAGACTCTTTCAGATTACTTGGACGGAACCTTGGCTTTACAATAAACCTTGGTCTCTTTCTCTTTCTCTTTTTTATTCCTCGAGAATCTACAACGTCGGTGCGGTTTCGATCACGGAGAACAACAACCAATCTTCGATCAAGGAGCAGGCGATCTATTCTCGGGACGGGGTGGGTTTTACGGTCGGTATCGGTCATAGGATCTTTATCAACTGGACTCACTTCCACAGATATTCTCCGAGTATTTACGCATCGACCAATCCTTCTTCCCTCGTATCGGATCAGGTTCTTGCCGAGGTGCGGAGAGGTTGGCAGTTCCGTTCTCAGATTTCGAACGGGATCGCGTATGATATCCGGGATAACGTATTCAACCCGACACAAGGATACGACTTACTTTTCCAGATGGACAACGTAGGTCAGTTGTTAGGCGGTCAGTCCCACTTCGATCAGTATAGAATTCTCGCGGAATACTATCATACCTGGTTCGACTATAGTTTCTTCGGTCTTTTCAGAAACAACGCGCTTAGACGTTGGAGAGTCGTTCAGGAATTTAGAAGTTCTTCCTTGTTTACCTTTCAACGCGTTCCTTCGTACGGGAAACAGGATCCGATTCAGAATCCGTATATTCAGTTGCAGGACTTACAGTTCTTAGGCGGTTACGAATCCTTGCGCGGTTGGTTCTACAACGATGCGAAGTATCCCACCGAATGGAGGGACGGGGCCGCGAGCAGGATGATCTTCGGTTCCGAACTTCGTTTTCCGATCGAACCCACCTTACTCTGGTTAGTCGCCTTTTTCGACGCAGGCGCTCTTTATGAGGAAGTCAACCGCGCGACCGGGGTGCGAAGGGATCTTTTTACGACCTACGACCAACGGATTCGAGAAGCACAACTCAAAGATCCGGTCGGATACGCGCTCACGAACAATTATAATCTAAGCGCGCTTCGCAAAGCGGATTATACATACGAAGAATTGAACAATCCCGCGAACCTCGTTCTTTCCGGAAACAATATCGCATTGGATAAGTTTCGATTCTCCTGGGGGGTCGGTCTTAGAATTCAGATCCCGGTTCTTCCGCTTCGGATTTATTTCGCACAGAAGTTGAAATACTCCGGAGTTGCGGATCACCCGTTTACAAAATTCGATTCGGACAACGCGTTTCAGTTTGTATTCGGGATCGGAGACTATAGGTTTTAA
- a CDS encoding ATP-dependent helicase, with product MDPLLVGLNEEQKKAVLQVSGPVLILAGAGSGKTRVITHRIANLLVNHGIDRICAVTFTNKAAAEMLERVKGLVPFIPANLQIKTFHSLCLYILRREASFFGFESGFTVYDTTLQESLLKQVVKDLSLDPKFYKPSMLGNYISGLKDKMLSPEAYLEKEGRTDFSKTVSAIYKEYEKRKDASRAFDFGDLIWKTVQLFQKSPDAIAKYRHKWEYVMVDEYQDTNKVQYELVLLLAGEKKNLCVVGDDDQSIYSWRGADIGNILNFEKDFPNSTVIKLEENYRSSSNIILAASKVISNNTQRKQKEIFTNNPSGSPVVLNEFENESEEAHGTITRIRSAYSSGTEYKNIAIFYRTNSQSRYFEEALRNVGIPYKIFGGFRFFDRAEIKDFIAYLNVVSNPLDSVSLLRIVNYPPRGIGDSGIEKIREFSLEKGISLLETLGQEDIPLKKAAKSKGKELYNLFSDLIEKSEKDSSPSEIALELLNRSGLMSYLKEEGTEESVARLENLQELINSIEEYEKNSDSPSLEEYLNQISLLTSEEDTKELTDYVNLMTVHNAKGLEFKMVFLSGLEEGTFPHSMSLEDSHLGDEEERRLFYVALTRAREELFMSYCRTSRKFGKVEDRIPSRFLSEVPKECFGDRGYGARERTARRPQGPPLASKVRETEEEFDTGFSPAPSPDNAFLKPGDRVKHKQFGIGTILTVSGKDKNTKVAIRFGNVEKNFFVAYTPLEKL from the coding sequence GTGGATCCTCTCCTTGTCGGTCTGAACGAAGAACAAAAAAAAGCGGTTCTCCAGGTTTCCGGTCCCGTTTTGATCTTAGCCGGAGCGGGCTCGGGTAAAACGAGAGTTATCACGCATAGAATCGCGAACCTTCTCGTCAATCACGGGATCGATCGTATCTGCGCGGTGACCTTTACGAACAAGGCCGCGGCAGAAATGTTGGAACGCGTAAAAGGTCTGGTTCCGTTTATACCGGCCAATCTTCAGATCAAAACCTTTCACTCTCTTTGTCTTTATATCCTTCGAAGAGAAGCGTCTTTTTTCGGATTCGAAAGCGGCTTTACCGTATACGATACGACCTTGCAGGAATCGCTTCTCAAACAAGTCGTAAAGGATCTTTCCCTCGATCCGAAATTTTACAAACCGTCGATGCTCGGAAATTATATCAGCGGACTCAAGGACAAGATGTTGTCCCCCGAAGCGTATTTGGAAAAGGAAGGACGCACCGATTTTTCCAAAACGGTTTCCGCGATTTACAAAGAATACGAAAAAAGAAAGGACGCGAGCCGCGCTTTCGACTTCGGAGATCTCATTTGGAAAACGGTGCAACTCTTTCAAAAATCCCCCGATGCGATCGCGAAGTATCGTCATAAATGGGAATACGTGATGGTGGACGAGTATCAGGATACGAACAAGGTCCAATACGAACTCGTACTTCTTCTCGCCGGAGAAAAAAAGAATCTCTGCGTGGTGGGCGACGACGATCAGTCCATTTATTCTTGGAGAGGGGCGGACATCGGAAACATTCTCAACTTTGAAAAGGATTTTCCGAATTCTACCGTAATCAAACTCGAGGAGAATTATCGTTCCTCGTCGAATATCATTCTCGCGGCGTCCAAGGTCATCTCGAACAACACACAACGAAAACAAAAAGAAATTTTTACGAACAACCCTTCGGGTTCTCCCGTCGTGTTGAACGAATTCGAAAACGAATCGGAAGAGGCGCACGGAACGATCACGAGAATCCGCTCCGCGTATTCTTCGGGAACCGAATATAAGAATATTGCAATATTCTACAGAACGAATTCTCAATCGAGATACTTCGAAGAGGCTCTTCGCAACGTAGGAATTCCGTATAAGATTTTCGGAGGTTTTCGATTTTTCGACCGCGCCGAGATCAAGGACTTTATCGCGTATTTAAACGTGGTTTCCAATCCACTCGACAGTGTTTCTCTTCTTCGAATCGTAAATTATCCGCCGAGAGGAATCGGAGATTCCGGGATCGAAAAGATCCGAGAATTCTCCCTCGAGAAGGGAATTTCTCTTTTGGAAACCCTCGGACAAGAGGACATTCCCCTAAAAAAAGCCGCGAAGTCCAAGGGAAAGGAACTCTATAATCTATTCAGCGATCTGATCGAAAAATCCGAAAAGGATTCTTCTCCTTCCGAAATCGCATTGGAACTTTTGAATCGGTCCGGGCTCATGTCCTATCTCAAGGAAGAAGGCACGGAAGAATCCGTCGCACGTTTGGAAAACTTACAGGAACTCATCAACTCCATCGAAGAATACGAAAAGAATTCGGATTCTCCCTCTTTGGAAGAATATCTAAATCAGATCAGTCTTTTAACGAGCGAAGAGGATACGAAGGAACTCACCGATTACGTAAACCTGATGACGGTGCATAACGCGAAAGGACTCGAATTCAAAATGGTTTTTCTTTCCGGACTCGAAGAGGGGACCTTTCCGCACAGCATGAGCTTGGAAGATTCTCACCTCGGAGACGAGGAAGAAAGAAGACTTTTTTACGTAGCTCTCACCCGCGCTCGGGAAGAATTGTTTATGAGTTATTGTAGAACCTCGAGAAAGTTCGGTAAGGTGGAGGATCGAATTCCTTCCCGATTTTTATCCGAGGTTCCGAAAGAATGTTTCGGAGATCGGGGTTACGGAGCGCGCGAACGAACCGCAAGAAGACCGCAGGGCCCGCCCTTGGCCTCGAAGGTTCGCGAAACCGAGGAAGAATTCGATACCGGATTCTCGCCCGCTCCTTCTCCGGACAACGCGTTTCTCAAACCGGGGGACCGCGTAAAACACAAACAATTCGGAATCGGGACCATTCTAACCGTTTCGGGAAAGGACAAAAATACGAAGGTCGCGATCCGTTTCGGAAACGTTGAGAAGAACTTTTTTGTTGCCTATACCCCGCTTGAGAAATTATAA
- a CDS encoding LIC11625 family surface-exposed protein codes for MKKLLAISLLLLIAFAGLQAGKSQGVVEEFNKVEEFNKNVKLSDSVKKATLEKNLLSAVKYTLHHRYLEYKEITKDLNAETMLYEPQKGTYTVYVKFKKYLFFYSFKMDPEIYLQTPENEVFYLRPENLDDPHKENTPAPDKTGK; via the coding sequence ATGAAGAAATTACTCGCAATCTCTCTCTTACTTCTCATTGCCTTTGCCGGTCTTCAGGCAGGAAAATCCCAAGGTGTCGTGGAAGAATTCAACAAGGTGGAAGAATTCAACAAGAACGTTAAACTTTCGGACTCGGTTAAAAAAGCGACTCTCGAAAAGAACCTTCTTTCCGCGGTTAAATATACGCTTCACCATAGATATCTGGAATATAAGGAAATCACCAAGGACTTGAACGCGGAAACCATGCTCTACGAACCTCAAAAAGGAACGTATACGGTTTACGTAAAGTTTAAGAAATATCTTTTCTTCTACAGCTTTAAAATGGATCCCGAAATCTATCTGCAAACTCCGGAAAACGAGGTTTTTTATCTTCGTCCCGAGAATTTGGACGATCCGCACAAAGAAAACACTCCCGCACCGGACAAAACCGGAAAGTAA
- a CDS encoding 3'(2'),5'-bisphosphate nucleotidase CysQ yields the protein MDSIQYLQPAVNSVLEAGKIVLEIYNSDFKVTDKGKNDPVTEADVKAGLHISDRLRFSNIPVLSEEDSERKDISKLPAAWILDPIDGTREFVHKNPEFAISLGLSVAGKATLGVILNPVTGELIYGVENVGVVYQKFDRVPDSFSVSTENLTRFLDSSEPVKKALISRTEEREGLFRSSMLPPAWELKAVGSIAYKLGLVAAGKAALSISLKPKNEWDICAGIALVKASGGSDLEIRSGKQYEFQTVSGRGEGLIAGHTSSLIGVWENSKSYFQTGLRDWD from the coding sequence TTGGATTCGATTCAATATCTTCAGCCCGCCGTGAATTCCGTTCTCGAGGCGGGCAAAATCGTATTAGAAATCTATAATTCGGATTTCAAGGTTACCGATAAGGGAAAAAACGATCCCGTAACCGAGGCCGACGTGAAAGCCGGTCTTCACATCTCCGATCGTTTACGTTTTTCGAATATTCCGGTTCTTTCCGAAGAGGATTCGGAAAGAAAGGATATTTCTAAACTGCCTGCGGCTTGGATTCTCGATCCGATCGACGGAACCCGGGAATTCGTCCATAAAAATCCCGAGTTTGCGATCAGCCTCGGTTTGTCCGTCGCGGGGAAGGCCACGTTAGGCGTCATTCTAAACCCCGTTACGGGCGAACTCATCTACGGGGTCGAAAACGTAGGAGTCGTTTATCAAAAATTCGATCGGGTTCCCGATTCTTTTTCCGTTTCGACGGAGAATTTAACGAGATTTTTGGATTCTTCCGAACCGGTCAAAAAGGCTTTGATTTCAAGAACCGAAGAAAGAGAAGGACTGTTTCGTTCTTCCATGTTACCGCCCGCTTGGGAATTGAAGGCCGTCGGTTCGATCGCGTATAAGCTCGGTTTGGTGGCGGCGGGAAAGGCCGCGTTGTCGATTTCCTTAAAACCCAAAAACGAATGGGATATCTGTGCGGGAATCGCGCTTGTAAAGGCGTCGGGCGGTTCCGATTTGGAGATTCGATCCGGAAAACAGTACGAGTTTCAAACGGTAAGCGGAAGAGGAGAGGGGTTGATCGCGGGTCATACTTCTTCCTTGATCGGAGTTTGGGAAAATTCGAAATCCTATTTTCAAACCGGTCTCAGAGACTGGGACTGA
- a CDS encoding glycosyltransferase, translating to MKKKKYSKNNIQKIKIGMDARPFSTPVSGVGKMIHSALLDLGKDPSFEFYLFSHKDLHPSYSDLLKLPGIRFIKGEGILSKKGGLYFAIALPMQLKKLDLDLFWGTQQVFPPFLSQKTATVLTYNDLVAYRFPDTMRTLARLQQKFYLSRSIRRADKLLPISQSTADEVSSFFGISPEKMQVVYPGIELSEFKGLLKQKPGKRVDSLPKKYFLSVSTVEPRKNYQFLYRAYLEYSKSVKSNQRYSWVIGGKAGWEDPAFIETLRSEESKAAGIVWIESPSDVELAHMYQKCSLFLFASLYEGFGIPLLEALSLQKPAIVTDLSVFREIGADKIQYLKLEESLWTNALLQFSKKPYPGKKADLRKFYRSVAAKTIADQIREVLKFKTTSSNRSGA from the coding sequence ATGAAGAAAAAAAAATATTCAAAAAATAACATACAAAAAATCAAAATCGGAATGGACGCTAGGCCGTTTTCGACTCCGGTTTCCGGCGTGGGAAAAATGATCCACAGCGCCCTTCTCGATCTGGGAAAGGATCCCAGTTTCGAATTTTATCTTTTTTCACACAAGGATCTTCATCCGAGTTATTCCGATCTTTTAAAACTTCCCGGAATCCGTTTTATCAAGGGAGAGGGAATTCTTTCCAAGAAGGGCGGTCTTTACTTTGCGATCGCGCTTCCTATGCAGTTGAAAAAATTGGATCTGGATCTTTTTTGGGGAACCCAACAGGTTTTTCCTCCTTTTCTTTCCCAAAAGACCGCGACTGTGCTGACCTACAACGATCTGGTAGCGTATCGTTTTCCCGATACGATGCGAACTCTCGCAAGACTTCAGCAGAAATTTTATCTTTCGAGATCGATACGACGCGCGGATAAACTGCTTCCGATCTCACAATCGACCGCCGACGAAGTTTCGTCTTTTTTCGGAATTTCTCCGGAAAAGATGCAGGTCGTTTATCCGGGAATCGAACTTTCCGAATTTAAGGGCCTCCTTAAACAAAAACCGGGAAAGCGCGTAGATTCTCTCCCGAAGAAATATTTTCTTTCTGTGTCCACGGTGGAACCCAGAAAGAACTATCAATTTTTGTATAGGGCTTATTTGGAATATTCAAAATCCGTAAAGTCGAATCAAAGATACTCCTGGGTGATCGGAGGAAAGGCGGGTTGGGAAGATCCGGCCTTTATCGAAACTCTGAGAAGCGAAGAAAGCAAAGCCGCGGGAATCGTTTGGATCGAAAGCCCGAGCGACGTCGAACTCGCGCACATGTATCAAAAATGTTCCCTGTTTTTGTTCGCGTCCTTGTATGAAGGATTCGGAATTCCTCTTTTGGAAGCGTTGAGTCTGCAAAAACCCGCGATCGTTACGGATCTTTCCGTTTTTAGAGAGATCGGGGCGGATAAGATTCAATATCTGAAGTTGGAGGAAAGTCTTTGGACGAACGCTCTTTTGCAATTCTCCAAAAAACCGTATCCCGGAAAAAAAGCGGACCTACGAAAATTCTACCGAAGCGTCGCCGCAAAGACGATCGCGGATCAGATCCGAGAAGTGTTAAAGTTTAAAACCACTTCTTCCAACCGCTCTGGCGCGTAA